The Paenibacillus sp. FSL R7-0204 genome includes a region encoding these proteins:
- a CDS encoding YukJ family protein codes for MGNGLDQGYGVLKCKLSNENTIYKLGYKNNHIQVLVDVEDDDHKKYRLAINIQSSNKAEHLPEDTANQVLYYVGEDLKSEETARWLKLESGFTKITRDNRSLALDYIRGNLVIPNKMVALPNTGRNEPEDSDPHNNLFDKITSYIEEAKKQRATQYVFGEPWGPVDKPDKYFGFSPGQGVHNIHMNQGNAGGYARENGTWQDGGVLIHFQNANRWVAIFLAFQSQSWCTNDQGEATKPVSECNHTNALS; via the coding sequence ATGGGTAACGGATTAGATCAAGGGTATGGGGTATTAAAATGCAAATTATCCAATGAGAATACCATATATAAGCTAGGCTACAAAAACAATCATATCCAGGTGCTGGTTGACGTTGAAGACGATGACCACAAAAAGTATAGATTAGCAATCAACATCCAATCAAGCAATAAAGCCGAGCATTTACCGGAAGACACTGCCAATCAGGTACTTTATTATGTGGGTGAAGATTTAAAATCGGAAGAAACAGCCCGCTGGCTCAAGCTTGAGTCAGGCTTCACGAAGATCACCAGGGATAACCGGAGCCTTGCCCTTGACTACATCCGGGGAAACCTCGTGATCCCTAACAAGATGGTGGCCCTGCCTAATACAGGCCGGAATGAACCGGAGGACAGCGATCCTCACAACAATCTCTTTGACAAAATAACTTCTTATATCGAGGAAGCAAAAAAGCAGAGGGCTACCCAGTATGTGTTCGGCGAACCTTGGGGGCCTGTGGATAAACCCGACAAATACTTCGGCTTCTCTCCTGGACAGGGCGTTCATAATATTCATATGAACCAAGGCAATGCGGGCGGGTACGCCCGAGAAAATGGCACATGGCAAGACGGTGGAGTCCTTATTCATTTCCAGAACGCGAACAGATGGGTGGCTATCTTCCTGGCCTTCCAGTCCCAATCCTGGTGTACTAACGACCAGGGAGAGGCCACCAAGCCGGTTAGTGAATGTAATCATACCAATGCTTTGTCATGA
- a CDS encoding MTH1187 family thiamine-binding protein, with amino-acid sequence MAIGEVTVIPIGTGSTSLSSYVAEMQRVLETVEGITYELTSMGTIIEGPVARILAAVEALHESPFTAGAQRVSTSLKIDDRRDKTSTSRSKLESVERKLQGK; translated from the coding sequence ATGGCAATTGGCGAAGTGACCGTTATTCCGATTGGGACAGGCAGCACCAGTCTCAGCAGCTATGTGGCCGAGATGCAGCGTGTGCTGGAGACGGTGGAGGGTATTACCTATGAGCTTACTTCCATGGGTACGATTATTGAGGGGCCGGTAGCACGGATTCTGGCTGCGGTAGAAGCGCTGCATGAGTCGCCGTTCACCGCCGGGGCGCAGAGAGTCTCAACCTCGCTCAAGATTGACGACCGGCGTGACAAGACCTCAACCAGCCGCAGTAAGCTGGAATCCGTAGAGCGCAAGCTTCAGGGGAAGTAG
- a CDS encoding matrixin family metalloprotease translates to MKKTRFFTSFSAVLLGISVMASGASAAVSTFAKWPSRYNTMYIESNSIGSPWTSSAGQWYNSTNYKLSTSVGVSNTYYAYNVYNSSADWDATTYVYYSAGVITKMTLNLNTFYTSGSRYTSNVLKGVLTHEIGHSLGLYDSSVVESSSIMHPYTFQSDLTTPLRVSSPSSSDISVVNNLYPAIGSLTAENTNSEIPQLEDGIYIHPSWAVYYEDEVALTKAADLVIKGKVSEEIGSVFRKGDYLNYSTEVNVDINEIIKGDQISEQSIIVSQMGGSDGEVTVFSDDTTHLKKNQDVILFLRKNADGTFRSINEDDGIFINEAGQYKNINSKKEL, encoded by the coding sequence ATGAAAAAAACACGTTTTTTCACCAGTTTCTCTGCTGTTTTGTTAGGAATTTCGGTAATGGCAAGTGGTGCTTCGGCAGCTGTATCGACTTTTGCAAAATGGCCAAGTAGATACAACACCATGTATATTGAAAGTAATAGTATTGGTTCACCATGGACTAGTAGTGCGGGACAATGGTATAACAGCACTAACTATAAACTTTCTACTTCTGTTGGTGTTAGTAACACTTATTATGCATACAATGTTTATAATAGCTCTGCTGACTGGGATGCTACCACCTATGTTTACTATTCTGCGGGAGTTATTACAAAGATGACATTAAATTTGAACACATTTTATACATCAGGAAGTAGATATACAAGCAATGTTCTGAAAGGTGTCCTGACTCATGAAATTGGTCATTCATTAGGTTTATACGACTCGTCAGTTGTTGAATCCTCCTCCATTATGCATCCGTATACATTTCAATCTGACTTGACAACCCCACTGAGAGTATCTTCACCTTCTTCATCTGATATTTCTGTTGTAAATAATTTGTATCCTGCTATTGGAAGTTTAACTGCCGAAAATACAAATTCTGAAATACCCCAATTGGAAGATGGGATTTACATTCATCCCTCTTGGGCGGTATATTATGAAGACGAGGTTGCTTTAACAAAAGCAGCTGACTTAGTAATTAAGGGGAAAGTTTCTGAAGAAATAGGTAGTGTGTTTAGAAAAGGAGATTACCTTAATTATAGTACAGAGGTTAACGTTGATATTAATGAGATTATAAAAGGAGACCAAATCTCAGAACAAAGTATCATTGTTTCACAAATGGGTGGGTCTGATGGTGAAGTTACAGTATTCTCAGATGATACAACTCATCTAAAGAAAAATCAGGATGTTATTTTGTTTTTACGCAAAAATGCTGATGGTACTTTTAGATCTATTAATGAAGATGACGGTATATTTATTAATGAAGCAGGTCAATATAAGAATATTAATTCAAAAAAAGAATTGTAA
- a CDS encoding ASCH domain-containing protein translates to MKVLTIRQPWATLIALGEKQIETRSWRTAYRGELAIHAGMQVNKAICRTEPYQSLLARHGYTADNLPTGRIIAVSRLVDCCEVTPELVQQGWPGGNEYVFGNYAEGRYAWKLEEVVPLVHPIPAKGRLGFWEYPVLEEEL, encoded by the coding sequence ATGAAGGTTCTGACCATTCGCCAGCCGTGGGCCACCTTAATTGCGCTGGGAGAAAAACAAATCGAAACCCGGAGCTGGCGGACCGCTTACCGGGGGGAGTTAGCCATTCATGCCGGGATGCAGGTGAATAAGGCGATCTGCCGGACGGAGCCGTATCAGTCGTTGCTGGCCCGTCACGGCTACACTGCGGACAATCTGCCAACCGGCAGGATCATTGCGGTCAGCCGCCTTGTGGATTGCTGTGAGGTGACGCCGGAGCTTGTGCAGCAAGGCTGGCCGGGTGGCAATGAATATGTATTCGGTAATTATGCCGAAGGAAGGTATGCCTGGAAGCTGGAGGAAGTTGTTCCGCTGGTACATCCGATACCTGCTAAGGGACGTCTGGGTTTCTGGGAATATCCTGTGCTGGAAGAGGAATTGTGA
- a CDS encoding choice-of-anchor A family protein: protein MKKRVRKTAAIIMAGLLTLSSTFTWGTDVRAASGMPYTPTPVLGVAGNFNAFILGDFVQGGDQIEGRLAAAGNITLSGGYGVARAYSGAAPTDVLVAGKNFKHLGSGEINGNVVYGDSITVNEPQVKIIGAKRKEKPIDFAAEEQSLISRSTEYGALADTNEIGNNNYGQLKISAPDRFNVVHLDASTLAKTNYIEFNIAQNATLIINISGPTVNVPSFSMNNGRASQVLFNFYEASEVNIAYTSFYGSILAPRADVHYAGAELYGTLIAKSFSGGVEMHLGMYEGEGPPPSPTPTATPTPSPSPTPTVKPTPTVTPTPTVKPTPTVTPTPTVTPTPTVTPTVKPTPTVTPTPTVKPTPTIKPSPTPVCTPTPKPTPTVKPTPTPTVKPTPTPTVKPTPTPTVKPTPTPTVKPTPTPTVKPTPTPTVKPTPTPTVKPTPTPTVKPTPTPTVKPTPTPTVKPTPTPTVKPTPTPTVKPTPTPTVKPTPTPTVKPTPTPTVKPTPTPTVKPTPTPTVKPTPTPTVKPTPTPTAVPTPTPTAVATPTPTAVSTPTPTAVATPTPTAVSTPTPTAVATPTPTAVPTPTPTAVPTPTPTAVPTPTPTAEPTPTPTAVPTPTPTAVPTPTPTAVPTPTPTAEPTPTPTAVPTPTPTVEPTPTPTPTPTVEPTPTPTAEPTPTPTAVPTPTPTVEPTPTPTAEPTPTPTTVPTPTPTVEPTPTPTPTPTVEPTPTPTPTPTVEPTPTPTPTPTVEPTPTPTPTPTVEPTPTPTPTPTVEPTPTPTPTPTVEPTPTPTPTPTPTPTPTPTVEPTPTPTPVPTPDPTPVTTPAPTSPPFSFPPVPTPTPIIGFIVSNDLAVNDDPLPLGPVVAPIATTVPAPTPTPAVAVAPIAATPEPTPSAEPVPDVVLIDEEVPLGGVPVDGTLPKTGESSPAPYYFAGLALAGLGLILRRNTRNSKRK, encoded by the coding sequence TTGAAAAAAAGAGTACGTAAAACAGCCGCCATCATTATGGCAGGCCTATTGACTTTATCCAGTACCTTTACATGGGGGACGGATGTTAGAGCAGCTTCAGGGATGCCGTATACGCCAACACCGGTTTTAGGAGTCGCAGGGAATTTTAATGCTTTTATCCTCGGTGATTTTGTGCAAGGCGGTGATCAGATTGAGGGCCGCCTGGCAGCGGCGGGGAACATTACCCTCTCCGGAGGTTACGGAGTAGCAAGAGCATACAGTGGTGCTGCGCCGACGGATGTACTTGTGGCAGGCAAGAATTTTAAACATTTGGGTAGCGGAGAAATTAACGGAAACGTGGTATACGGAGACAGCATTACAGTCAATGAGCCCCAGGTTAAAATTATAGGTGCTAAGAGGAAAGAGAAGCCGATTGATTTTGCAGCTGAGGAGCAGAGTCTGATCTCCCGATCCACAGAGTATGGGGCCTTGGCCGACACGAATGAGATCGGCAATAACAATTATGGACAGCTCAAGATAAGTGCACCGGATCGTTTCAATGTAGTTCATTTGGATGCCTCGACACTGGCGAAGACCAACTATATCGAATTCAACATTGCCCAGAACGCTACGCTGATTATTAATATAAGCGGGCCTACAGTCAATGTGCCGAGCTTTTCAATGAATAACGGCAGAGCCAGTCAGGTATTGTTCAACTTTTACGAAGCTTCTGAGGTGAATATTGCTTATACCTCCTTCTATGGCAGCATTCTCGCACCCAGAGCGGATGTTCATTATGCCGGAGCAGAGCTTTACGGGACTCTGATTGCAAAATCTTTTAGCGGCGGGGTTGAGATGCACCTTGGGATGTACGAGGGAGAGGGGCCGCCGCCGAGTCCGACGCCGACCGCAACGCCGACACCTAGTCCATCACCGACACCGACAGTGAAACCAACACCGACGGTAACGCCAACACCAACAGTAAAACCGACACCAACGGTAACGCCTACACCGACTGTGACACCAACACCAACGGTGACACCAACTGTGAAGCCAACACCGACAGTAACACCTACACCAACTGTGAAGCCTACACCGACCATAAAACCGTCACCTACACCAGTGTGCACTCCAACTCCAAAGCCAACACCAACCGTGAAGCCGACGCCAACGCCAACGGTGAAGCCGACGCCAACACCAACGGTGAAGCCGACGCCAACACCAACCGTGAAGCCGACGCCAACGCCAACGGTGAAGCCGACGCCAACACCAACGGTGAAGCCGACGCCAACACCAACGGTGAAGCCGACGCCAACGCCAACGGTGAAGCCGACGCCAACGCCGACCGTGAAGCCAACACCAACGCCAACGGTGAAGCCAACACCAACGCCAACGGTGAAGCCGACGCCAACGCCAACGGTGAAGCCAACACCAACGCCAACGGTGAAGCCAACACCAACACCAACGGTGAAGCCAACACCAACACCAACGGTGAAGCCGACGCCAACACCAACGGTGAAGCCGACGCCAACACCAACGGTGAAGCCAACACCAACACCAACGGTGAAGCCGACGCCAACACCAACGGTGAAGCCGACGCCAACGCCAACGGCAGTGCCAACACCGACGCCGACAGCTGTAGCGACACCAACGCCAACGGCAGTGTCAACACCGACGCCGACAGCTGTAGCGACACCAACGCCAACGGCAGTGTCAACACCGACGCCGACAGCTGTAGCGACACCAACGCCAACGGCAGTGCCAACACCGACGCCAACGGCAGTGCCTACGCCAACGCCGACAGCCGTACCGACACCAACGCCAACGGCAGAACCAACACCGACGCCAACGGCAGTGCCGACGCCAACGCCAACGGCAGTGCCAACACCGACGCCGACAGCCGTACCGACACCAACGCCAACGGCAGAACCAACACCGACGCCAACGGCAGTGCCTACACCAACGCCGACGGTAGAACCGACACCAACGCCGACACCAACGCCGACGGTAGAACCGACACCGACGCCAACAGCAGAACCAACACCGACGCCAACGGCAGTGCCTACGCCAACGCCGACGGTAGAACCGACACCGACGCCAACAGCAGAACCGACACCAACGCCAACGACAGTGCCAACACCGACGCCGACGGTAGAACCGACACCAACGCCGACACCAACGCCGACGGTAGAACCGACACCAACGCCGACACCAACGCCGACGGTAGAACCGACACCAACGCCGACACCAACGCCGACGGTAGAACCGACACCAACGCCAACACCAACGCCGACGGTAGAACCGACACCAACGCCGACACCAACGCCGACGGTAGAACCGACACCAACGCCGACACCAACGCCGACGGTAGAACCGACACCAACGCCGACACCAACGCCGACACCAACGCCGACACCAACGCCGACGGTAGAACCGACACCAACGCCGACACCGGTACCAACGCCAGATCCAACACCAGTAACAACGCCAGCGCCAACATCGCCGCCGTTCAGTTTCCCTCCAGTGCCTACGCCGACTCCGATCATCGGATTTATCGTGAGCAATGATTTGGCTGTGAATGATGATCCGCTGCCGCTGGGACCTGTAGTAGCTCCAATAGCAACAACAGTACCGGCACCAACGCCGACACCGGCTGTTGCGGTTGCGCCTATAGCAGCAACACCGGAGCCAACACCGTCAGCCGAACCGGTACCTGATGTAGTCCTTATTGATGAGGAAGTTCCTCTAGGCGGTGTGCCTGTGGATGGAACCCTGCCGAAGACGGGCGAATCCAGTCCTGCCCCTTATTATTTTGCCGGTTTGGCACTCGCTGGTCTGGGCTTGATTCTTAGAAGAAACACCAGAAACAGCAAACGCAAATGA
- a CDS encoding sugar phosphate isomerase/epimerase family protein, which produces MAEAARQIGIQMYTLRDQTERDLLDTLGKVAEMGYQVVEFAGYFGVTAAALRRRLDELGLAAPSAHVGLDFSSLDQMERALAREIEYAAELGIQYIITPSAPLPPNPSIDDVTSIIPFLEKASAMVRAAGMQYGYHNHDYEFAKVDGKAVIDIWLERIPAEHMLAEFDLGWVHRGGANPAHYVSRYAGRVPLVHIKDFGANQEETDLGKGEVDFQSVFEIAEQSGILYYIVEQEVYEVSSLASAKLALDYFRRLGLMHG; this is translated from the coding sequence ATGGCAGAAGCAGCGCGGCAGATCGGAATTCAAATGTATACACTGCGTGACCAGACGGAGCGGGATCTCCTCGACACACTGGGCAAGGTAGCAGAGATGGGATACCAGGTGGTGGAATTCGCCGGATATTTCGGCGTAACTGCCGCGGCACTGCGCCGCAGGCTGGATGAACTGGGTCTTGCAGCACCTTCGGCGCATGTGGGTCTGGACTTCAGCAGCCTGGATCAGATGGAGCGGGCATTGGCCCGGGAGATTGAATACGCGGCGGAGCTGGGAATTCAATATATCATCACCCCGTCGGCACCGCTTCCGCCCAACCCCTCCATCGACGATGTGACCAGTATCATTCCATTCCTGGAGAAGGCTTCCGCGATGGTCCGGGCGGCAGGGATGCAGTACGGTTATCACAACCATGATTATGAATTCGCTAAGGTTGACGGCAAGGCTGTCATCGATATCTGGCTGGAGCGGATTCCTGCGGAGCATATGCTGGCAGAATTTGATCTGGGCTGGGTACACAGGGGCGGAGCCAACCCGGCTCATTATGTGTCACGGTATGCCGGACGTGTTCCGCTGGTCCACATTAAGGATTTCGGAGCCAACCAGGAGGAGACTGATCTCGGAAAGGGAGAGGTCGATTTCCAGAGTGTCTTCGAGATAGCGGAGCAGAGCGGAATTCTCTACTATATTGTGGAACAAGAGGTCTATGAGGTATCCTCCCTTGCAAGCGCTAAGCTCGCGCTGGATTATTTCCGCAGGCTGGGGCTCATGCACGGCTGA
- a CDS encoding HD-GYP domain-containing protein, which yields MRLYRSFLRNQIRNYIFGSAVAVLAVGSLLMLSSLEISRVEYYRLLLVLACSFVIMAFIEITVFLRQIRPVRAALVQENAALSMLEEAYLHTHQLPKRAIQRIMGPHLLGLSVPALLLTFWMIHTGWVTFPYIYLILAMCCAVLVACMHSLIEFFLTCTSIIPLIKEFRNRALEQYGVDFSLEGHVFVPIRPKFLVSCMLIGTFPLFLFIMATHIRMNGEGDSIVVVGLQSYWAWAGMVLLIGTLFSSIAAWLLTNSVQHPIHELYQAMNQVKDGNLVQVQDEYSDEFSKLVAGFNMMVRGLQAREQQSRQLLDSYFSTLAVALDARDSYTAGHSLRVAEYSVIIGQLAGLRGQELDDLRKSALLHDIGKIGVRDSILFKEEALTDEEFLQIQSHTVLGENILRQIEPADKMAPYLGGVRSHHERYDGRGYPDGLAGMNIPLHGRIIAVADAYDAMTSDRPYRKGMDHERALNILEQGRGSQWDPEFSGLFLGYFGREPEARKGTQPVQAG from the coding sequence ATGAGACTATACAGAAGCTTTTTGAGAAATCAGATCCGGAACTATATCTTCGGCTCAGCTGTAGCGGTACTCGCAGTCGGGAGTCTGCTTATGCTATCTTCTTTGGAGATCAGCCGGGTTGAATATTACCGCCTCTTGCTGGTGCTTGCTTGTTCTTTCGTAATAATGGCCTTTATTGAGATTACTGTCTTTCTCAGACAGATCAGGCCCGTACGGGCTGCGCTGGTTCAGGAGAATGCTGCGCTATCGATGCTGGAAGAAGCGTATTTGCACACGCACCAGCTGCCCAAACGGGCCATACAGCGGATTATGGGGCCGCATCTGCTCGGATTATCGGTGCCGGCTCTGCTGCTAACGTTCTGGATGATTCATACGGGCTGGGTTACGTTCCCTTATATCTATCTGATTCTGGCTATGTGCTGCGCAGTGCTTGTGGCTTGTATGCATTCCCTCATTGAATTCTTCCTGACCTGCACCTCCATTATTCCGCTGATTAAGGAATTCAGGAACCGTGCGCTGGAGCAGTATGGTGTGGATTTTTCCCTGGAGGGCCATGTGTTCGTGCCGATACGCCCCAAATTCCTGGTGAGCTGTATGCTGATCGGCACCTTCCCGCTGTTCCTGTTTATTATGGCGACACATATCCGTATGAACGGTGAGGGGGATTCGATAGTCGTCGTCGGACTTCAGAGCTATTGGGCCTGGGCGGGGATGGTGCTGCTGATCGGCACGCTGTTCTCCTCCATTGCGGCCTGGCTGCTGACGAACAGTGTACAGCATCCGATCCATGAGCTGTATCAGGCGATGAACCAGGTAAAGGACGGCAATCTGGTCCAGGTGCAGGATGAGTACTCCGATGAGTTCTCGAAGCTGGTGGCAGGCTTTAACATGATGGTCCGCGGGCTGCAGGCACGGGAGCAGCAGAGCCGCCAGCTGCTGGACAGCTACTTCTCCACCCTCGCCGTGGCCCTGGATGCCCGCGATTCTTATACGGCAGGACACTCGCTCCGTGTAGCGGAGTATTCGGTGATTATCGGACAGCTGGCCGGACTGAGGGGGCAGGAGCTGGATGATCTGCGCAAGTCAGCCCTGCTGCATGATATTGGTAAGATCGGGGTGAGAGACAGCATCCTGTTCAAGGAAGAAGCCTTAACGGATGAGGAATTCCTCCAGATTCAGAGTCATACTGTGCTGGGAGAGAATATTCTGCGGCAGATTGAACCGGCGGACAAAATGGCACCCTATCTGGGCGGCGTCCGCTCGCATCATGAGCGTTATGACGGCCGGGGCTACCCGGATGGTCTTGCCGGTATGAATATTCCGCTGCACGGCCGGATTATCGCGGTAGCGGATGCTTATGATGCGATGACGTCCGACCGGCCCTACCGTAAAGGGATGGACCATGAACGGGCGCTGAATATTCTGGAGCAGGGCAGGGGGAGTCAGTGGGACCCTGAATTCTCCGGATTGTTCCTGGGGTACTTCGGCCGGGAGCCGGAAGCCCGTAAGGGTACTCAGCCTGTTCAGGCCGGGTAA
- a CDS encoding anaerobic ribonucleoside triphosphate reductase, with product MTLLEKRYNEGQAAQEDLLEEVIHLGRDIIDSRDLDLLRENANLNGESFSGKMSKFGSEYSKWYARNFTMPPQLVQATLDNVVYVHDLDQYAIGTTNCIFIPFERLLREGFNTGNGSVRPPNSIMTAMSLVAIIFQSQQNAQYGGVSANKLDYDLAPYVTKSFSKLFRKGLEYFEENAELSELGEITMSRSDLAEQYPRAFRFALKETQSETQQAAESMVHNLNTMSSRSGGQIPFTSINYGTCTSPEGQLVISSLLTATMNGLGSGETPVFPIQIFKCKQSINQQPGDPNYELFLKAAECSARRLYPNFANLDAPLNMQYYDPTDPDTEFATMGCRTRVLGDRFGRNHCSGKGNLSFNTLNLVRLGLAHGTITGRRLAADEEGFFDDLNHYMDIALDGLLHRFRIQASQKAKASDFMMREGVWEGGEQLAPDDSVGELLKHGSLSLGFIGMAECMKAMYGKHHGEDMEIHAKAVAIVRHMREYCDRKSEELNLNITLFATPAEGLSGKFTKIDRKVLGSIPGVTDREYYTNSFHIPVYHELSAAKKISLEAPFHEYCNAGAISYVELNGNARSNPSAFVKIIKYALEQDISYFSINHPIDRCSGCGYEGVIGTNCPTCNAHEDTTHIRRLRRVTGYLTGDYQTRFNAAKQAEVRDRVKHL from the coding sequence ATGACGCTGCTGGAGAAACGTTATAACGAAGGACAAGCTGCACAGGAGGATCTTTTGGAAGAGGTTATTCATCTGGGACGGGATATTATCGACAGCCGGGATCTGGATCTGCTGCGCGAGAACGCCAACCTGAACGGGGAGAGCTTCTCCGGCAAAATGAGCAAATTCGGCAGTGAATACTCCAAATGGTATGCCCGCAACTTCACCATGCCGCCACAGCTGGTACAGGCTACCCTGGATAATGTCGTCTATGTACATGACCTTGATCAATACGCCATTGGAACCACGAACTGCATCTTCATTCCGTTTGAACGCCTTCTCCGTGAAGGCTTCAACACCGGCAACGGCAGCGTACGGCCTCCTAACTCGATTATGACGGCGATGTCGCTGGTGGCGATTATTTTCCAGTCACAGCAGAATGCGCAGTACGGCGGCGTATCCGCCAACAAGCTGGATTATGATCTGGCTCCTTATGTGACCAAATCCTTCTCCAAGCTCTTCCGCAAAGGTCTGGAGTATTTTGAGGAGAATGCAGAATTATCTGAACTTGGTGAGATTACGATGAGCCGCAGCGATCTGGCTGAGCAGTATCCGCGCGCCTTCCGTTTTGCCCTGAAGGAGACGCAGAGCGAGACCCAGCAGGCCGCAGAAAGTATGGTACATAACCTGAATACGATGTCCAGCCGCTCCGGCGGCCAGATTCCTTTTACCAGCATCAACTACGGCACCTGCACCTCCCCGGAGGGCCAGCTTGTGATCAGCTCGCTGCTGACGGCTACGATGAACGGACTGGGCAGCGGGGAGACGCCGGTGTTCCCGATTCAGATTTTCAAATGCAAGCAAAGCATCAACCAGCAGCCGGGTGATCCTAACTACGAGCTGTTCCTGAAGGCAGCGGAGTGCTCGGCGCGCAGATTGTATCCGAACTTCGCCAACTTGGACGCTCCGCTGAACATGCAGTATTACGATCCTACTGACCCGGATACCGAGTTCGCTACGATGGGTTGCCGGACCCGTGTGCTCGGCGACCGCTTCGGACGCAACCACTGCTCCGGCAAAGGTAACCTGTCCTTCAACACGCTCAACCTGGTGCGTCTTGGACTGGCCCACGGTACGATAACCGGCCGCCGCCTCGCTGCTGATGAAGAAGGGTTCTTTGATGATCTCAATCACTATATGGATATTGCGCTCGACGGTCTGCTGCACCGCTTCCGTATCCAGGCTTCCCAGAAGGCCAAAGCCTCCGATTTCATGATGCGGGAAGGCGTCTGGGAGGGCGGCGAGCAGCTTGCCCCTGATGACAGCGTAGGCGAATTGCTAAAGCACGGCAGTCTGTCGCTGGGCTTCATTGGAATGGCCGAATGCATGAAAGCCATGTACGGCAAGCACCACGGCGAAGATATGGAGATCCATGCCAAGGCTGTAGCCATCGTCCGCCACATGCGTGAATATTGCGACCGTAAGAGTGAGGAGCTTAACCTTAACATCACCTTGTTCGCCACGCCGGCTGAGGGTCTCTCCGGCAAGTTCACCAAGATCGACCGCAAGGTGCTCGGCTCTATCCCTGGGGTAACCGACCGTGAATACTATACGAACTCGTTCCACATTCCGGTTTACCATGAACTGAGCGCAGCCAAGAAGATCAGCCTGGAAGCCCCGTTCCATGAATATTGCAACGCCGGAGCGATCTCCTATGTCGAGCTGAACGGCAATGCCCGGAGCAACCCGTCAGCCTTCGTCAAAATCATCAAATACGCGCTGGAGCAGGATATCAGCTACTTCAGCATTAACCATCCGATTGACCGCTGCTCCGGCTGCGGCTATGAAGGGGTTATCGGCACGAATTGCCCGACCTGCAATGCCCATGAGGATACCACCCATATCCGCCGTCTGCGGCGGGTTACCGGGTATCTGACCGGTGACTATCAGACCCGCTTCAATGCTGCCAAGCAAGCCGAAGTCCGGGACCGTGTTAAGCATCTATGA
- a CDS encoding alpha/beta hydrolase, protein MIYLLVVLIVVAAGVGYAGFYFYGVAIKRAPKEFLAKTPDLKIDPPPVAGASWGEGAEWVSRQTFREVELVSEDGFKLQGYYLASERAAARTVIVAHGYSGKAKDMGATAKNYYENLGYNVLLPDARGHGKSEGDYIGFGWPERRDYLKWIGFVLQENGPDAQIVLHGVSMGGATVLMTSGEELPPQVKAIVADCGYTSVKAQLSYQLKRMYHLPSFPFVPVASLVTRMKAGYSFGEASALKQVRKAKVPILFIHGDADKFVPYAMMNELYEACRSPKEQLVVHGAGHGLSYDTDKSTYIRTVGEFVERYVHSPAAAKSLR, encoded by the coding sequence ATGATATACCTGCTTGTGGTGCTGATCGTGGTGGCCGCAGGGGTGGGATATGCCGGATTCTATTTTTATGGAGTAGCCATTAAGCGGGCCCCTAAGGAATTCCTGGCCAAGACCCCAGACCTTAAGATCGATCCGCCGCCGGTGGCTGGAGCCTCATGGGGAGAAGGGGCGGAGTGGGTATCCCGGCAGACCTTCCGTGAGGTGGAGCTGGTGTCTGAGGATGGGTTCAAGCTGCAAGGCTATTATCTGGCGTCAGAGCGTGCTGCCGCACGGACGGTCATTGTTGCCCACGGGTATTCCGGGAAGGCCAAGGATATGGGAGCGACCGCTAAGAACTATTATGAGAATCTGGGGTATAATGTGCTGCTGCCTGATGCCAGAGGACACGGGAAAAGCGAAGGAGATTATATCGGCTTTGGCTGGCCGGAGCGCCGGGATTATCTGAAATGGATCGGATTTGTCCTGCAGGAGAACGGTCCGGACGCACAAATCGTGCTGCATGGCGTGTCTATGGGCGGTGCCACGGTGCTGATGACATCCGGCGAGGAGCTTCCTCCGCAGGTCAAGGCGATTGTCGCCGATTGCGGCTATACCTCGGTCAAGGCGCAGCTGTCCTATCAGCTGAAGCGGATGTACCATCTGCCCAGCTTCCCGTTTGTGCCGGTTGCCAGTCTGGTGACCCGGATGAAGGCCGGTTATTCCTTTGGGGAGGCATCTGCGCTGAAGCAGGTACGCAAGGCCAAGGTGCCGATTTTGTTCATCCACGGGGATGCGGATAAGTTCGTGCCTTATGCGATGATGAATGAGCTGTATGAGGCCTGCCGGAGTCCGAAGGAGCAACTGGTGGTGCATGGAGCGGGGCATGGCCTATCCTATGATACGGATAAAAGCACATACATCCGCACAGTAGGCGAATTCGTAGAACGCTATGTACACAGCCCGGCTGCCGCTAAATCATTAAGATAA